The following are encoded in a window of Streptomyces sp. SAT1 genomic DNA:
- the atpB gene encoding F0F1 ATP synthase subunit A encodes MSAEQTTLAFDWSCRVFADNGCGFPSPGLHSFLFKPMFSVGGYDFDKPMLLAIITSLVVVGFFWAAFSKAKVVPGKLQMVGEAGYDFVRRGIVYETLGKREGEKYVPFMVSLFFFIWIMNLWSIIPVAQFPVTSIIAYPAALALCVYVTWMVLTFKKHGFAGGFKNLTGYDKSLGPVLPLVVVIEFFSNVLVRPFTHAVRLFANMFAGHLLLVMFTVASWYLMNSWLIAAGAVSFVMAMVMILFELFVQAVQAYVFVLLACSYVQGALAEHH; translated from the coding sequence GTGAGTGCTGAACAGACCACGCTCGCCTTCGACTGGAGTTGCCGCGTCTTCGCCGACAACGGCTGCGGCTTTCCGTCGCCGGGCCTCCACTCCTTCCTCTTCAAGCCGATGTTCTCGGTCGGCGGCTACGACTTCGACAAGCCGATGCTGCTCGCCATCATCACCTCGCTCGTGGTGGTCGGCTTCTTCTGGGCGGCCTTCAGTAAGGCCAAGGTGGTGCCCGGCAAGCTCCAGATGGTCGGTGAGGCCGGCTACGACTTCGTGCGCCGCGGCATCGTCTACGAGACGCTCGGCAAGCGCGAGGGCGAGAAGTACGTGCCCTTCATGGTCTCGCTGTTCTTCTTCATCTGGATCATGAACCTGTGGTCGATCATCCCGGTCGCCCAGTTCCCGGTGACGTCGATCATCGCCTACCCGGCCGCCCTCGCCCTGTGCGTGTACGTGACCTGGATGGTCCTGACCTTCAAGAAGCACGGCTTCGCCGGCGGCTTCAAGAACCTCACCGGCTACGACAAGTCGCTCGGCCCGGTGCTGCCGCTCGTCGTGGTCATCGAGTTCTTCTCGAACGTCCTGGTCCGCCCGTTCACCCACGCGGTGCGACTGTTCGCCAACATGTTCGCCGGCCACCTGCTGCTCGTGATGTTCACCGTCGCCAGCTGGTACCTGATGAACAGCTGGCTGATCGCGGCCGGCGCCGTCTCGTTCGTCATGGCGATGGTCATGATCCTGTTCGAGCTCTTCGTCCAGGCCGTCCAGGCGTATGTCTTCGTCCTCCTGGCCTGCTCCTACGTTCAGGGCGCTCTCGCCGAGCACCACTGA
- the atpA gene encoding F0F1 ATP synthase subunit alpha, which produces MAELTIRPEEIRDALENFVQSYKPDAASREEVGTVTLAGDGIAKVEGLPSAMANELLKFEDGTLGLALNLEEREIGAIVLGEFSGIEEGQPVTRTGEVLSVAVGEGYLGRVVDPLGTPIDGLGEIETEGRRALELQAPTVMQRKSVHEPMETGYKAVDAMTPIGRGQRQLIIGDRQTGKTALAVDTIINQRDNWRTGDPNKQVRCIYVAIGQKGSTIASVRRALEENGALEYTTIVAAPASDPAGFKYLAPYTGSAIGQHWMYQGKHVLIIFDDLSKQADAYRAVSLLLRRPPGREAYPGDVFYLHSRLLERCAKLSDDMGAGSMTGLPIVETKANDVSAFIPTNVISITDGQCFLESDLFNAGQRPALNVGISVSRVGGSAQHKAMRQVSGRLRVDLAQFRELEAFAAFGSDLDAASKAQLERGQRMVELLKQNQYQPMATEDQVVSVWAGTNGRMDDVPVADISRFEKELLEYLHRKEQGLMTSIKEGAKMSNDTIQAIDDAVAEFKKQFETSDGKLLGDDTPAAAAK; this is translated from the coding sequence ATGGCGGAGCTCACGATCCGGCCGGAGGAGATCCGGGACGCGCTGGAGAACTTCGTCCAGTCGTACAAGCCGGACGCGGCCTCGCGCGAGGAGGTCGGTACGGTCACCCTTGCCGGCGACGGCATCGCGAAGGTCGAGGGCCTGCCCTCGGCCATGGCCAACGAGCTGCTGAAGTTCGAGGACGGCACCCTCGGCCTCGCCCTCAACCTCGAGGAGCGCGAGATCGGTGCCATCGTCCTCGGTGAGTTCAGCGGCATCGAGGAGGGCCAGCCGGTCACCCGCACCGGCGAGGTCCTGTCGGTCGCCGTGGGCGAGGGCTACCTCGGCCGCGTGGTCGACCCCCTCGGCACCCCGATCGACGGCCTCGGCGAGATCGAGACCGAAGGCCGCCGCGCCCTCGAACTGCAGGCCCCCACGGTCATGCAGCGCAAGTCGGTGCACGAGCCGATGGAGACGGGCTACAAGGCCGTCGACGCGATGACCCCGATCGGCCGCGGCCAGCGCCAGCTGATCATCGGCGACCGCCAGACCGGCAAGACCGCCCTGGCCGTCGACACGATCATCAACCAGCGCGACAACTGGCGCACCGGCGACCCGAACAAGCAGGTCCGCTGCATCTACGTCGCCATCGGCCAGAAGGGCTCCACCATCGCGTCGGTCCGCCGCGCGCTGGAGGAGAACGGCGCGCTGGAGTACACGACCATCGTCGCGGCCCCGGCCTCCGACCCGGCCGGCTTCAAGTACCTGGCGCCCTACACCGGCTCCGCCATCGGCCAGCACTGGATGTACCAGGGCAAGCACGTCCTGATCATCTTCGACGACCTGTCGAAGCAGGCCGACGCCTACCGTGCCGTCTCCCTGCTGCTGCGCCGCCCGCCGGGCCGCGAGGCCTACCCGGGTGACGTCTTCTACCTGCACTCCCGTCTGCTGGAGCGCTGCGCCAAGCTCTCCGACGACATGGGCGCCGGTTCGATGACCGGTCTGCCGATCGTCGAGACCAAGGCCAACGACGTCTCGGCGTTCATCCCGACCAACGTCATCTCCATCACCGACGGCCAGTGCTTCCTGGAGTCCGACCTGTTCAACGCCGGCCAGCGGCCCGCGCTGAACGTCGGTATCTCCGTCTCCCGAGTCGGTGGCTCCGCCCAGCACAAGGCGATGCGCCAGGTCTCCGGCCGACTGCGCGTGGACCTCGCCCAGTTCCGTGAGCTGGAGGCGTTCGCCGCCTTCGGTTCCGACCTGGACGCGGCCTCCAAGGCCCAGCTGGAGCGCGGTCAGCGCATGGTCGAGCTGCTGAAGCAGAACCAGTACCAGCCGATGGCCACCGAGGACCAGGTCGTCTCCGTGTGGGCCGGCACCAACGGCCGTATGGACGACGTCCCCGTCGCCGACATCAGCCGCTTCGAGAAGGAGCTGCTGGAGTACCTGCACCGCAAGGAGCAGGGCCTGATGACCTCCATCAAGGAGGGCGCCAAGATGTCGAACGACACGATCCAGGCGATCGACGACGCCGTCGCCGAGTTCAAGAAGCAGTTCGAGACCTCGGACGGCAAGCTGCTCGGCGACGACACTCCGGCCGCTGCCGCCAAGTGA
- the prmC gene encoding peptide chain release factor N(5)-glutamine methyltransferase: protein MLLAEVAQATQRLADAGVPSPRNDAEELAAFVHGVKRGQLHTVRDADFDARYWEVVARREQREPLQHITGRAYFRYLELQVGPGVFVPRPETESVVGWAIDAVRAMDVVEPCIVDLCTGSGAIALALAQEVPRSRVHAVELSEDALTWTRKNVRGSRVDLRQGDALAAFPDLDGQVDLVISNPPYIPLTEWEYVAPEARDYDPELALFSGEDGLDLIRGIERTAHRLLRPGGVVVIEHADTQGGQVPWIFTEERGWADAADHPDLNNRPRFATARKALP from the coding sequence GTGCTGCTCGCGGAGGTGGCGCAGGCCACCCAGCGGCTGGCCGACGCCGGTGTGCCCTCGCCGCGCAACGACGCCGAGGAGCTCGCCGCGTTCGTGCACGGCGTCAAGCGCGGCCAGCTGCACACCGTGAGGGACGCCGACTTCGACGCCCGGTACTGGGAGGTCGTCGCCCGGCGCGAGCAGCGCGAGCCGCTCCAGCACATCACCGGACGCGCCTACTTCCGCTATCTGGAGCTCCAGGTGGGCCCCGGTGTCTTCGTGCCCAGGCCGGAGACCGAGTCCGTGGTCGGCTGGGCGATAGACGCGGTACGGGCCATGGACGTGGTCGAGCCGTGCATCGTCGACCTGTGCACCGGCTCGGGCGCCATCGCGCTGGCGCTCGCCCAGGAGGTGCCGCGCTCGCGCGTGCACGCCGTGGAGCTGAGCGAGGACGCGCTGACCTGGACCCGCAAGAACGTGCGGGGCTCCCGCGTCGACCTGCGCCAGGGCGACGCCCTGGCCGCCTTCCCCGACCTGGACGGCCAGGTCGACCTGGTCATCTCCAACCCGCCGTACATCCCGCTCACCGAATGGGAGTACGTCGCCCCCGAGGCCCGCGACTACGACCCCGAGCTGGCGTTGTTCTCCGGTGAGGACGGTCTCGACCTGATCCGCGGCATCGAGCGCACCGCGCACCGGCTGCTGCGTCCCGGCGGGGTCGTCGTGATCGAGCACGCCGACACCCAGGGCGGGCAGGTGCCGTGGATCTTCACCGAGGAGCGGGGCTGGGCCGACGCCGCCGACCACCCCGACCTCAACAACCGGCCGAGGTTCGCCACCGCCCGCAAGGCGCTGCCGTGA
- a CDS encoding arsenate reductase/protein-tyrosine-phosphatase family protein, with translation MRGIGVADEAGFPARPEPAPDTFRILHVSTGNVCRSPITERLTRHFVADRLGEAAGGGLIVESAGTWGHEGAPMETNAETVLADFGADASGFTGRELLDEHVIRADLVLTATRDHRAQVISMGHSAGLRTFTLKEFTRLVKAIDPATLPPLEDGVVERARALVRAAAALRGWLLAPSVEADEVYDPYGAPLPFFRSIGDEIHEALDPVVTALTGVAARA, from the coding sequence ATGCGTGGCATAGGCGTGGCGGACGAGGCGGGGTTCCCGGCGCGGCCGGAACCGGCCCCCGACACCTTCCGCATCCTCCACGTCAGCACCGGCAACGTGTGCCGCTCGCCCATCACCGAGCGGCTGACCCGGCATTTCGTGGCGGACCGGCTGGGCGAGGCGGCCGGCGGCGGGCTGATCGTGGAGAGCGCGGGCACCTGGGGCCACGAGGGCGCCCCGATGGAGACCAACGCCGAGACGGTGCTGGCCGACTTCGGCGCGGACGCCTCCGGCTTCACCGGCCGGGAGCTGCTGGACGAGCATGTGATCCGCGCCGACCTGGTGCTCACCGCGACCCGCGACCACCGGGCGCAGGTCATCTCCATGGGGCACTCGGCCGGGCTGCGCACCTTCACGCTCAAGGAGTTCACCCGCCTGGTGAAGGCGATCGACCCGGCCACGCTGCCGCCGCTGGAGGACGGCGTGGTCGAGCGCGCCCGCGCGCTGGTGCGGGCCGCCGCCGCGCTGCGCGGCTGGCTGCTGGCGCCGAGCGTGGAGGCCGACGAGGTCTACGACCCCTATGGCGCCCCGCTGCCGTTCTTCCGCTCGATCGGCGACGAGATACACGAGGCGCTGGACCCGGTCGTGACGGCGCTGACGGGGGTCGCCGCGCGGGCCTGA
- a CDS encoding L-threonylcarbamoyladenylate synthase: MARRYDTNDATDRATGLREAASAVRRGELVVLPTDTVYGIGADAFSSEGVSDLLAAKGRGRAMPTPVLIGSPNTLHGLVTDFSEMAWELVDAFWPGALTLIARHQPSLQWDLGDTRGTVAVRMPLHPVAIELLTEFGPMAVSSANLTGHPAPETCDAAQEMLGDSVSVYLDGGPTPGNVPSSIVDVSREVPVLLRAGALSAEELRKVVPDLEVAN, encoded by the coding sequence ATGGCACGGCGATACGACACCAACGACGCGACCGACCGCGCGACGGGTCTGCGCGAGGCCGCGTCCGCCGTCCGCCGGGGCGAACTCGTGGTGCTGCCGACCGACACGGTCTACGGCATCGGCGCCGACGCGTTCTCCTCCGAGGGCGTCAGCGACCTGCTCGCCGCCAAGGGCCGCGGCCGCGCCATGCCCACGCCCGTGCTCATCGGCTCCCCGAACACGCTGCACGGCCTGGTCACGGACTTCTCGGAGATGGCCTGGGAGCTGGTGGACGCGTTCTGGCCCGGCGCCCTCACGCTCATCGCCCGGCACCAGCCGTCCCTCCAGTGGGACCTGGGCGACACCCGGGGCACGGTCGCCGTGCGCATGCCGCTGCACCCGGTCGCCATCGAACTGCTCACCGAGTTCGGCCCGATGGCCGTCTCCTCGGCGAACCTCACCGGCCACCCCGCGCCGGAGACCTGCGACGCCGCGCAGGAGATGCTCGGCGACTCCGTCTCCGTCTACCTGGACGGCGGCCCCACCCCCGGCAATGTGCCGTCGTCCATCGTCGACGTCAGCCGCGAGGTGCCCGTGCTGCTGCGCGCGGGCGCGCTGTCGGCCGAGGAGCTGCGCAAGGTGGTACCCGACCTCGAGGTGGCGAATTGA
- a CDS encoding MraY family glycosyltransferase, whose protein sequence is MREYLLTLCITAAVTYLLTGPVRKFAIVAGAMPEIRARDVHREPTPRLGGIAMFFGMCAGLLVADHLTNLNEVFEKSNEPRALLSGAALIWLIGVLDDKFEIDALIKLGGQMIAAGVMVMQGLTILWLPVPGVGTVALTQWQGTLLTVALVVITINAVNFVDGLDGLAAGMVCIAAAAFFMYAYRIWYSYGIEAAAPATLFAAVLMGMCLGFLPHNMHPARIFMGDSGSMLIGLVLAAGAISVTGQVDPDVMKLFSGSERNAVHQMVPVYIPLLMPLTIIAIPASDFVFAVVRRTWRGQSPFAADRGHLHHRLLQIGHSHSRAVLIMYFWAALIGFGALGYSVNSASMWIVLGIVLLSFFGLVLLLLPRFTPRAPRWAEQFVPPRYRRRRAAVQTPAAEARTEASAPAAEAAGAGEAHASSGAQEAPVRPAPVGATAARVNGATAVGPRSRVLDGRNAGTSR, encoded by the coding sequence GTGCGTGAATACCTGCTGACGCTCTGCATCACGGCCGCGGTGACGTACCTGCTGACCGGGCCGGTGCGCAAGTTCGCGATCGTGGCGGGGGCGATGCCGGAGATCCGGGCGCGTGACGTGCACCGGGAACCCACTCCGCGGCTCGGCGGTATCGCGATGTTCTTCGGGATGTGCGCCGGACTGCTGGTCGCCGACCACCTCACCAACCTCAACGAGGTCTTCGAGAAGTCGAACGAGCCGCGCGCGCTGCTCTCCGGGGCCGCGCTGATCTGGCTGATCGGTGTCCTGGACGACAAGTTCGAGATCGACGCCCTGATCAAGCTGGGCGGCCAGATGATCGCCGCCGGTGTGATGGTCATGCAGGGTCTGACGATCCTGTGGCTGCCGGTCCCGGGTGTCGGCACGGTCGCGCTGACCCAGTGGCAGGGCACCCTGCTGACGGTGGCGCTGGTCGTCATCACCATCAACGCGGTCAACTTCGTCGACGGCCTGGACGGTCTGGCGGCCGGCATGGTGTGCATCGCCGCCGCCGCGTTCTTCATGTACGCCTACCGGATCTGGTACTCGTACGGCATCGAGGCCGCCGCCCCGGCCACCCTGTTCGCGGCCGTGCTGATGGGCATGTGCCTGGGATTCCTGCCGCACAACATGCACCCGGCGCGGATCTTCATGGGCGACTCGGGCTCGATGCTGATCGGCCTGGTGCTGGCGGCCGGCGCGATCTCGGTGACCGGGCAGGTCGACCCGGACGTGATGAAGCTGTTCTCGGGGTCCGAGCGCAACGCGGTGCACCAGATGGTGCCGGTCTACATCCCGCTGCTGATGCCGCTGACCATCATCGCGATCCCGGCCTCCGACTTCGTCTTCGCGGTGGTGCGCCGCACCTGGCGCGGGCAGTCGCCGTTCGCCGCGGACCGCGGCCATCTGCACCACCGGCTGCTCCAGATCGGCCACTCGCACAGCCGGGCCGTGCTGATCATGTACTTCTGGGCGGCGCTGATCGGCTTCGGCGCGCTCGGCTACTCGGTCAACTCGGCCTCCATGTGGATCGTGCTGGGCATCGTGCTGCTCAGCTTCTTCGGGCTGGTGCTCCTGCTGCTGCCGCGGTTCACGCCGCGCGCCCCGCGCTGGGCCGAGCAGTTCGTGCCGCCGCGCTACCGCCGCCGCCGGGCGGCGGTCCAGACCCCGGCCGCGGAGGCGCGCACGGAGGCGTCCGCCCCCGCCGCCGAGGCGGCCGGGGCCGGTGAGGCGCACGCGTCCTCCGGTGCGCAGGAGGCGCCCGTGCGTCCGGCGCCGGTCGGTGCCACGGCGGCCCGGGTCAACGGAGCGACCGCCGTGGGACCCCGATCGCGTGTTCTCGACGGACGCAATGCCGGAACGTCACGCTGA
- the atpE gene encoding ATP synthase F0 subunit C yields MAATETLAAVTGSIASVGYGLAAIGPGIGIGIIFGNGTQALARQPEAAGLIRANQILGFAFCEALALIGIVMPFVYTYK; encoded by the coding sequence ATGGCTGCCACTGAGACCCTTGCCGCCGTCACCGGCTCCATCGCCTCCGTCGGCTACGGCCTCGCCGCCATCGGTCCCGGCATCGGCATCGGCATCATCTTCGGCAACGGCACCCAGGCGCTCGCCCGCCAGCCCGAGGCCGCCGGTCTGATCCGTGCCAACCAGATCCTGGGCTTCGCCTTCTGTGAGGCGCTCGCCCTCATCGGCATCGTCATGCCGTTCGTTTACACCTACAAGTAA
- a CDS encoding F0F1 ATP synthase subunit delta gives MTAHGASREALSAARERLDALTDSTSADSVRLADELAAVTALLHREVGLRRALTDPAQSADAKAALVQRLLGGQVGGATVDLVSGMVRSRWSQSRDLVDALEELADIADLTTAQRGGTLDDVEDELFRFGRIVSSSTELRAALTDRAAGPSAKTELLHRLLGGRAKPVTERLVTRLVSAPRGRSLEAGLESLSKLAAERRDRMVAVVTSAVPLSDGQKQRLGAALGRLYGRQMHLNLDVDPELVGGIRVQVGDEIINGSLADRLEDAARRMAS, from the coding sequence ATGACAGCGCACGGAGCGAGCCGTGAGGCTCTGAGCGCCGCGCGTGAGCGTCTCGACGCGCTGACGGACTCCACGTCCGCCGACTCCGTGCGCCTCGCCGACGAGCTGGCCGCGGTCACCGCGCTGCTCCACCGCGAGGTCGGCCTGCGCCGGGCCCTCACCGACCCGGCGCAGTCCGCGGACGCCAAGGCCGCGCTGGTCCAGCGCCTGCTCGGCGGCCAGGTCGGCGGCGCGACCGTGGACCTGGTGTCCGGCATGGTGCGCTCGCGCTGGTCGCAGTCGCGGGACCTGGTGGACGCGCTGGAGGAGCTGGCGGACATCGCCGACCTCACCACCGCGCAGCGGGGCGGCACGCTGGACGACGTGGAGGACGAGCTGTTCCGGTTCGGCCGGATCGTCTCCTCCAGCACCGAACTGCGCGCCGCGCTGACCGACCGGGCCGCGGGCCCCTCGGCCAAGACCGAGCTGCTGCACCGGCTGCTCGGCGGCCGGGCGAAGCCGGTCACCGAGCGTCTGGTCACGCGCCTGGTGAGCGCCCCGCGGGGACGTAGCCTGGAAGCGGGCCTCGAGTCCCTGTCCAAGCTCGCCGCGGAGCGGCGCGACCGCATGGTCGCCGTCGTCACCTCGGCGGTCCCGCTGAGCGACGGCCAGAAGCAGCGCCTCGGCGCCGCCCTCGGCCGCCTCTACGGCCGCCAGATGCACCTGAACCTCGACGTGGACCCCGAGCTGGTCGGCGGAATCCGGGTGCAGGTCGGCGACGAGATCATCAACGGCTCGCTCGCGGACCGGCTGGAGGACGCCGCCCGCCGCATGGCGAGCTAG
- the glyA gene encoding serine hydroxymethyltransferase — protein sequence MPVMPALETDVLRRQDPQAADLVLGELARQSTTLQLIAAENFTSPAVLAALGSPLANKYAEGYPGARHHGGCEIVDAAERLAIERAKALFGAEHANVQPHSGSSAVLAAYAALLRPGDTVLALGLPDGGHLTHGSPANFSGRWFDFVGYGVDAESGLIDHEQVRALARTHRPKAIVCGSIAYPRHIDHAFFREVADEVGAYLIADAAHPIGLVAGGAAPSPVPYADVVCATTHKVLRGPRGGMILCGSELAERVDRAVFPFTQGGAQMHTVAAKAVAFGEAARPAFAAYAHQVVANARVLAAYLAAEGLAVTTGGTDTHLITMDPAPLGIEGRTARGRLAAAGMVLDCCALPHSGARGLRLGTAAVTTQGMREEEMARIAVLLGKVLRGELDAARARDDVRALTAAFPPYPS from the coding sequence ATGCCGGTCATGCCCGCCCTGGAGACCGATGTCCTGCGGCGGCAGGACCCGCAGGCGGCCGACCTCGTGCTGGGCGAGCTGGCCCGGCAGTCCACCACGCTCCAGCTGATCGCGGCGGAGAACTTCACCTCGCCCGCGGTGCTCGCCGCGCTCGGCTCGCCGCTCGCCAACAAGTACGCCGAGGGCTACCCGGGCGCCCGCCACCACGGCGGCTGCGAGATCGTGGACGCCGCCGAACGGCTCGCGATCGAGCGCGCCAAGGCGCTGTTCGGCGCCGAGCACGCCAACGTCCAGCCGCACTCGGGCTCCTCCGCCGTGCTGGCCGCCTACGCGGCGCTGCTGCGGCCCGGCGACACCGTGCTCGCCCTCGGCCTGCCGGACGGCGGGCACCTCACCCACGGCTCGCCCGCGAACTTCTCCGGCCGCTGGTTCGACTTCGTCGGCTACGGCGTCGACGCCGAGAGCGGCCTCATCGACCACGAGCAGGTGCGCGCCCTGGCCCGTACGCACCGCCCCAAGGCGATCGTGTGCGGCTCGATCGCCTACCCGCGCCACATCGACCACGCGTTCTTCCGCGAGGTCGCCGACGAGGTGGGCGCCTATCTGATCGCCGACGCCGCGCACCCGATCGGCCTGGTGGCCGGGGGAGCGGCGCCCAGCCCGGTGCCGTACGCCGACGTGGTGTGCGCCACCACGCACAAGGTGCTGCGCGGGCCGCGCGGCGGGATGATCCTGTGCGGGAGCGAGCTGGCGGAGCGGGTGGACCGGGCGGTGTTCCCGTTCACCCAGGGCGGCGCCCAGATGCACACCGTCGCGGCGAAGGCGGTGGCGTTCGGCGAGGCGGCGCGGCCGGCGTTCGCGGCCTACGCCCACCAGGTGGTCGCCAACGCGCGGGTGCTGGCCGCGTACCTGGCGGCGGAGGGCCTGGCCGTGACCACCGGCGGCACCGACACCCATCTGATCACCATGGACCCGGCGCCCCTCGGCATCGAGGGGCGCACCGCGCGCGGGCGCCTGGCCGCCGCCGGGATGGTCCTGGACTGCTGCGCGCTGCCGCACTCCGGTGCCCGCGGGCTGCGCCTGGGCACGGCCGCGGTGACCACGCAGGGCATGCGGGAGGAGGAGATGGCGCGGATCGCGGTGCTGCTGGGCAAGGTGCTGCGCGGTGAGCTGGACGCGGCGCGGGCCCGGGACGACGTGCGCGCGCTGACCGCCGCGTTTCCGCCGTATCCGTCCTGA
- the prfA gene encoding peptide chain release factor 1 → MFEAVEELVVEHADLEKKLADPSVHADQANARKLNKRYAELTPIVATYRSWKQTGDDIETARELAADDPDFAAEVKELDKQREALTEKLRLLLVPRDPSDDKDVILEIKAGAGGDESALFAGDLLRMYLRYAERVGWKTEIIDATESELGGYKDVQVAVKTKGGQGATEPGQGVWARLKYEGGVHRVQRVPATESQGRIHTSAAGVLVTPEAEEVDVEINPNDLRIDVYRSSGPGGQSVNTTDSAVRITHLPTGVVASCQNEKSQLQNKEQAMRILRSRLLAAAQEEAEREAADARRSQVRTVDRSEKIRTYNFPENRISDHRVGFKAYNLDQVLDGDLAAVIQACVDADSAAKLAAA, encoded by the coding sequence ATGTTCGAGGCCGTCGAGGAGCTCGTCGTCGAGCACGCCGACCTGGAGAAGAAGCTCGCCGACCCGTCGGTCCACGCCGACCAGGCGAACGCGCGCAAGCTCAACAAGCGTTACGCCGAGCTGACGCCCATCGTCGCCACGTACCGCTCCTGGAAGCAGACCGGCGACGACATCGAGACCGCGCGCGAACTGGCCGCCGACGACCCGGACTTCGCCGCCGAGGTCAAGGAGCTGGACAAGCAGCGCGAGGCACTGACCGAGAAGCTGCGCCTGCTGCTCGTGCCGCGCGACCCCAGCGACGACAAGGACGTCATCCTGGAGATCAAGGCCGGCGCGGGCGGCGACGAGTCGGCGCTGTTCGCCGGCGACCTGCTGCGCATGTACCTGCGCTACGCCGAGCGCGTCGGCTGGAAGACCGAGATCATCGACGCCACCGAGTCCGAGCTGGGCGGCTACAAGGACGTCCAGGTCGCGGTGAAGACCAAGGGCGGCCAGGGCGCCACCGAGCCCGGCCAGGGCGTGTGGGCCCGGCTGAAGTACGAGGGCGGTGTGCACCGGGTGCAGCGGGTGCCGGCCACCGAGTCCCAGGGCCGTATCCACACCTCCGCGGCGGGTGTCCTGGTGACCCCCGAGGCCGAGGAGGTCGACGTCGAGATCAACCCGAACGACCTGCGCATCGACGTCTACCGCTCCTCGGGACCCGGCGGCCAGTCCGTCAACACGACCGACTCCGCGGTGCGCATCACGCACCTGCCCACCGGGGTCGTCGCCTCCTGCCAGAACGAGAAGAGCCAGCTCCAGAACAAGGAGCAGGCGATGCGTATCCTGCGCTCCAGGCTGCTCGCCGCGGCGCAGGAGGAGGCGGAGCGGGAGGCCGCGGACGCCCGCCGCAGCCAGGTCCGCACCGTCGACCGCTCCGAGAAGATCCGCACCTACAACTTCCCGGAGAACCGCATCTCGGACCACCGGGTCGGCTTCAAGGCGTACAACCTGGACCAGGTCCTCGACGGCGACCTGGCCGCGGTGATCCAGGCCTGCGTCGACGCGGACTCGGCCGCCAAGCTCGCGGCCGCCTGA
- a CDS encoding F0F1 ATP synthase subunit B, with amino-acid sequence MQLTQQLVQLAAEEQQNPLIPPGPELVIGLVTFAIVFFFLGKKLLPNINKVLEERRAAIEGGIEEAEAMKVEAQSVLEQYKAQLAEARHEAARLRQEAQEQGAALIAEMRAEGQRQREEIVAAGHAQIEADRKAAASVLRQDVGKLATELAGKLVGESLEDHARQSRVIDRFLDGLDEAASTAEAAR; translated from the coding sequence ATGCAGCTGACACAGCAGCTGGTGCAGCTGGCGGCGGAGGAGCAGCAGAACCCTCTCATCCCGCCCGGCCCCGAGCTGGTCATCGGCCTCGTCACCTTCGCCATCGTCTTCTTCTTCCTCGGGAAGAAGCTCCTGCCGAACATCAACAAGGTTCTGGAGGAGCGCCGCGCGGCGATCGAAGGCGGTATCGAAGAGGCCGAGGCCATGAAGGTCGAGGCCCAGAGCGTCCTCGAGCAGTACAAGGCCCAGCTCGCCGAGGCCCGGCACGAAGCCGCGCGCCTGCGCCAGGAGGCGCAGGAGCAGGGTGCCGCGCTCATCGCCGAGATGCGGGCCGAGGGCCAGCGCCAGCGCGAGGAGATCGTCGCCGCCGGCCACGCCCAGATCGAGGCCGACCGCAAGGCCGCCGCTTCCGTGCTCCGCCAGGACGTCGGCAAGCTCGCCACCGAGCTGGCCGGCAAGCTCGTCGGCGAGTCCCTCGAGGACCACGCCCGGCAGAGCCGCGTGATCGACCGCTTCCTCGACGGGCTCGACGAGGCCGCTTCCACGGCCGAGGCGGCTCGATGA